From a single Hevea brasiliensis isolate MT/VB/25A 57/8 unplaced genomic scaffold, ASM3005281v1 Scaf1, whole genome shotgun sequence genomic region:
- the LOC110633982 gene encoding proline-rich protein 4, whose amino-acid sequence MRILILFRGALLCFDLFLLFSVTFCYGDDDNSTVEVVGIGECADCAESNIKANQVLSGLHVTIDCKPENGEFKTRGTGELDEEGKFIVNLPNDMVNEGKLKEECYAQLHSALATPCPAHSGLESSKIIFKSKSNGKHTFGLVGKLKISPVTCTSAFLWHHHFKHSPLPKLPPLKSFGHGHPYLFPPKVFPPLPPKVFPPLPPKEFPPFPPKFFPPKPLPPPIPVYKPPPKLPVFKSPPPPVPIYKPKPKPPLPPVPIYKPKPKPPVFKPPPVPIYKPKPKPPPPPVPIYKPKPKPPPPPIPIYKPKPKPPVFKPPSVPIYKPKPKSAPPPVPIYKPKPKPPVFKPPPVPIYKPKPKPPVFKPPPPVPIYKSKPKPPVFKPPPPVPIYKPKPKPPVFKPPPVPMYKPKPKPPVFKPPPVPIYKPKPKPPVFKPPPVPIYKPKPKPPVFKPPPVPIYKPKPKPPLFKPPPIPIYKPKPKPPVFKPPPIPIYKPKPKPPVFKPPPVPIYKPKPKPPVFKPPPVPIYKPKPKPPVFKSPPVPIYKPKPKPKPPVYKPPPVPIYKPKPKPPFYKPPPIPIYKPKPKPPIFKLPPVPVYKPKPPIFKLPPIPIYKPKPPIFKPPLVPIYKPKPPIFYKPHPLIPKIPPFKKKPYPPLPKLPPFPKIPPKPYHHPIFGKWPPLPPFSPIH is encoded by the exons ATGAGGATTCTCATCCTCTTTCGAGGAGCACTTCTGTGCTTCGacctatttttattattttctgtaACTTTCTGCTATGGTGACGATGATAATAGTACAGTTGAGGTAGTTGGGATCGGAGAATGTGCAGACTGTGCAGAGAGCAACATTAAGGCCAACCAGGTACTTTCAG GGCTTCACGTAACAATAGATTGCAAACCAGAAAATGGAGAGTTCAAAACAAGAGGAACTGGCGAGTTGGACGAAGAAGGAAAGTTCATTGTGAACCTTCCTAATGATATGGTAAATGAAGGAAAACTAAAGGAAGAATGCTATGCTCAACTTCACAGTGCCTTAGCCACACCATGTCCTGCCCATAGTGGCCTAGAGTCTTCCAAGATTATCTTCAAGTCCAAAAGCAATGGTAAACACACATTTGGCCTTGTAGGGAAACTGAAAATTTCACCCGTAACCTGTACTTCAGCTTTCTTATGGCATCATCACTTCAAACACTCACCATTACCCAAGTTGCCACCATTGAAAAGCTTTGGCCATGGCCATCCATATCTATTTCCTCCGAAGGTGTTTCCTCCATTACCTCCTAAGGTGTTTCCTCCATTACCTCCTAAGGAGTTTCCTCCATTCCCACCAAAGTTCTTCCCTCCAAAGCCTCTCCCTCCACCAATACCAGTCTATAAGCCTCCACCTAAATTGCCAGTTTTCAAGTCTCCTCCTCCTCCTGTCCCAATCTACAAACCAAAACCAAAGCCACCTCTTCCTCCTGTCCCAATCTACAAACCAAAACCAAAGCCACCAGTTTTTAAACCTCCTCCTGTGCCAAtctataagccaaaaccaaagccacctcctcctcctgtccCAATCTACAAACCAAAACCAAAGCCACCTCCTCCTCCTATCCCAATCTACAAACCAAAACCAAAGCCACCAGTCTTCAAGCCTCCTTCTGTACCAAtctataagccaaaaccaaagtcAGCTCCTCCTCCTGTCCCAATCTACAAACCAAAACCAAAACCGCCAGTCTTCAAGCCTCCTCCTGTACCAAtctataagccaaaaccaaagccACCAGTCTTCAAGCCGCCACCTCCTGTCCCAATCTACAAATCAAAACCAAAACCACCAGTCTTCAAGCCTCCTCCTCCTGTCCCAATCTATAAACCAAAACCAAAGCCACCAGTCTTCAAGCCTCCTCCTGTACCAAtgtataagccaaaaccaaagccACCAGTATTCAAGCCTCCTCCTGTTCCTAtctataagccaaaaccaaagccACCTGTCTTCAAGCCTCCCCCTGTTCCAAtctataagccaaaaccaaagccACCTGTATTCAAGCCTCCTCCTGTTCCCAtctataagccaaaaccaaagccACCACTTTTCAAGCCTCCTCCTATCCCAATCTACAAACCAAAACCAAAGCCACCGGTCTTCAAGCCTCCCCCTATACCAAtctataagccaaaaccaaagccACCAGTCTTCAAGCCTCCTCCTGTTCCTAtctataagccaaaaccaaagccACCAGTCTTCAAGCCTCCTCCTGTTCCCAtctataagccaaaaccaaagccACCAGTCTTCAAGTCTCCTCCTGTTCCCAtctataagccaaaaccaaaacctaaaCCACCAGTCTATAAGCCTCCTCCAGTTCCCATCTACAAGCCAAAACCAAAACCACCATTTTACAAGCCTCCTCCAATTCCCATCTACAAGCCAAAACCAAAGCCACCAATCTTTAAGCTTCCTCCTGTTCCAGTATACAAACCAAAACCACCAATCTTTAAGCTTCCTCCTATTCCAATCTACAAACCAAAGCCACCAATCTTTAAACCTCCTCTTGTTCCAATCTATAAACCAAAACCACCAATCTTTTATAAGCCTCACCCTCTAATCCCAAAGATACCTCCATTTAAGAAGAAGCCATACCCTCCTCTTCCTAAACTTCCTCCTTTTCCAAAGATTCCTCCAAAGCCCTACCATCACCCCATATTTGGAAAATGGCCTCCATTGCCACCATTTTCTCCTATTCATTAG
- the LOC110633973 gene encoding translocon-associated protein subunit alpha: MNNLRVFFFALLLLASPLLEVTRCQSDSEEEVTEAAEEVSDLGIVGEDAQYFGDGSFSPAPGVDTVCVFPKNSARLVPAGEDAELLVGLKNDGESSINVIAIKASVHLPFDHRLLVQNLTAQAFSNATVPASTQASFPYIFAVSKYLQPGSFDIVGTIYYEIDQHPYQSTFYNGTIEVVESGGFLSIESVFLVTLGIALLVLLGLWIHGQIQNLSKKTKRAPKVEVGTGTRDASMDEWLQGTAYTQSLSSKSKKKK; encoded by the exons ATGAACAATCTTAGGGTTTTCTTCTTCGCTCTCCTCCTGCTCGCTTCTCCTCTCCTTGAAG TGACTAGGTGTCAGTCAGATTCTGAAGAGGAAGTCACAGAGGCTGCTGAAGAAGTCAGTGACCTTGGGATTGTTGGCGAGGATGCCCAATATTTTGGTGATGGGAGTTTTAGCCCTGCTCCTGGAGTTGATACAGTCTGTGTTTTCCCCAAAAACAGTGCACGGT TGGTGCCAGCTGGTGAAGATGCTGAACTACTTGTTGGACTCAAGAATGACG GGGAGTCAAGCATAAATGTCATTGCTATTAAGGCTAGTGTTCATCTTCCTTTTGATCATCGTCTGCTGGTTCAAAATCTCACTGCTCAG GCCTTCAGCAATGCAACTGTTCCTGCCTCAACACAGGCATCTTTCCCGTACATCTTTGCTGTCAGCAAGTACTTGCAG CCTGGAAGCTTTGATATCGTGGGCACCATATACTATGAGATTGATCAGCATCCATACCAGAGCACCTTCTACAATGGTACCATTGAAGTTGTCGAGTCTGGTGGCTTCCTCAGCATTGAGTCAGTTTTTCTGGTTACGCTTGGAATTGCACTTCTTGTGCTTCTTGGTCTTTGGATTCATGGTCAAATACAGAACCTTTCTAAG AAAACAAAGAGGGCTCCAAAGGTGGAAGTTGGAACTGGTACTAGGGATGCCTCAATGGATGAATGGCTTCAG GGAACTGCATACACTCAGTCATTATCCAGCAAATCAAAGAAAAAGAAGTAG